Proteins encoded in a region of the Triplophysa dalaica isolate WHDGS20190420 chromosome 10, ASM1584641v1, whole genome shotgun sequence genome:
- the rex1bd gene encoding required for excision 1-B domain-containing protein: MATTDSKSLVQRFYILQAERVEAFKLFDEGHEAYLRTGPHYDFEHYKQLVHEITKAFSGISKEVLEIKEQLHQDFDRPDLSEHMEKLQIKEKEKLELTAKLQLAKQNVQDHPENEEFQEKLQQLKKDVIKNKAALADILQDFKYDSEEPE; this comes from the exons ATG GCAACTACAGATTCTAAAAGTTTGGTGCAAAGATTTTACATTCTTCAAGCCGAGCGCGTGGAGGCCTTCAAGCTTTTTGATGA GGGTCATGAAGCATACTTAAGGACGGGGCCACACTATGACTTTGAGCACTACAAACAGCTGGTACATGAGATAACAAAAGCCTTCAGTGGCATTTCCAAAGAAGTTCTGGAGATTAAAGAGCAACTGCACCAAGACTTCGACCGGCCTGACCTCTCCGAGCATATGGAAAAACTGCAAATTAAAGAGAAGGAGAAGCTCGAGCTG ACAGCTAAGTTACAGCTGGCCAAGCAAAATGTCCAGGATCACCCAGAAAACGAAGAATTCCAGGAGAAACTTCAACAGCTTAAAAAAGA tgtaataaagaataaagcGGCTCTTGCTGATATTCTGCAAGACTTCAAGTATGACTCGGAGGAACCGGAGTGA